The sequence GACCTCGAATATCTCCTCAAGCGTGCCGATACCGCCCGGCAGAGCCACAAAAGCGTCCGACAGGTCGGCCATCATCGTCTTCCTCTCGTGCATCGAGGAAACGCAGTGGAGTTCGGTAAGGTTTTTGTGGGCGACCTCTTTTTCCTGAAGTCTTCGGGGTATGACGCCGGTTACTCTCCCGCCTGCATCGAGCGCGCCATCAGCGACTGCGCCCATCAATCCCACATTGCCGCCCCCAAAGACGAGTTCGATGCCGCGAAGGGCAAGAAGCCTCCCGAATTGCGTCGCGGCAGCGGCGTATTCAGGAAGAATACCAGGACTTGAGCCACAGTAAACACAAATCGACTTAATGTTCATCTTCTTTTCCGGAATAACCGTTTCTCCCGATTCAGCCGGCCGAAAGCGGCCAAAGAGACAGACAACTATGCAACTCGCCCTTAGGGATAATCCTGGCGTGTCGGCCTCACCACTACATCGCTGAAATGCACATGCGGCGGCTGCGATACGATCCCGTGAATCGCCCGGGCCACATCCTCTCCGAAAAGAAGCGGACCGAACCGGTCGTGAAAGGTATTGACCAGATCGTCGGTATAGCCCGCCACCGACTGAAACCCGCTCACCACGATGCCCGGCTCCACCAGCGAAACACGCACGCCTTTTGGCCCGATTTCGCGCCGGAGCCCTTCGGCAAGCGAATGCACAGCGAATTTCGTAGCGCCATACACCGCGCTAAAGGGCGAAATCTGACGTCCGACGGTTGAACCCACAACGACGATATCCGCAGCGTTTTCAGGAAAGCGCCCATCCTGCATAACCACCATCCTGCGGGCAGCTTTCTGCAGCAGCAGCAGCGCTCCGCTCACGTTAATGTCGAGCACCTCCCGGAACTCCCGAAGATCGGCATCCTTCACCGACCCGCCAAGTCCCCGGCCTGCGTTGGCCACTACGATGTCGGCATCGCTGCCGAACCGTTCAAGGGCGTCAGAGAACAACCGGTCGATCACCTCCTCATCGGAGGCATCTCCGGCAACCCCGCAGAATGCCCTGCCGATCTCGTCTTCAAGTTCGGCCAGTTTTTCCGCATTGCGCCCGGCACCCACGACTCCGTAACCGGAAGCCGCGAACAGGCGCGCCGTCGCCTCTCCGATACCGGAGGTGGCTCCGGTCACGATTGCTATGCGTTGATACGTTACACTCATAATGCTCACGCACCGAATCTATATTTTCAGTTACCGACTCCATTGCCGAAGGTGCGGAGGCAAGAACTCCGTGGTTCATACGTTACCGCGCACCGTTACAAGAAAAGCATTTCCATGCAGCTGTAATAGCCTGACCGACAGAAATATTATGACTTTTATCAGCACTGTTGCCACATGAACCGGCAAGGGAGGCCGGCAGAGCGGCAGGGAAAAAGGAGCAGATACCGATAAACGGAAGAGAGCCCGCGGGTTCAAGATCAGCGGTAACCTCGAAAAGCGGACTCGCCTCAACGAAGTCATCGCTACTGGCCGGTCCTGACCATTTCGATATCGAGCACGATATCGACCTCATCACCGATCGTCACGCCCCCGGCATCGAGCGCCTTGTTCCAGGTAATCCCGAAATCCTGCCGGTTGATTCTGGTCGTGGCAGTAGTCCCGCGCCTTGTTTTCCCCCAGGCGTCACGGATTTCCTTCGAAAACGGCTCAACATGCAGCACAACCTCTTTTGTTGTTCCATGCATCGTCAGGTTACCGGTAACCTTCAGCTTGCCGTCAGCCATCCGGCTCCATTTCTTCGAAACAAACGTTATGCTCGGGTATCTCGCCGCATCGAAAAAATCTGCACTCCGCAGATGATCGTCCCGCTTCTGCACATTGGTATTGATCGACGAGGCCTCTATGGCCGCAGAAACCTTTGATGCTGTTATGTCGCTATCGCCAAGATCCACGGTTCCGCTGAAACGCGAAAAACTGCCTTTCACATTGGAAACCATCAGGTGCCTGACCGAAAACCCCACGCCTGAATGATCCTGATCGATCGACCAGGTCGAAGCCAATGCAAGTTCCGGCATCATCAGCGCGATACCGAGTGCGCAAATCCTGACAAACCTTTTCATAGTGCTGCACGTTTTGATTATCGAGACTCCTGTTTTTCCGGATGAGATCCGGAAAAGGACTCATCACAGTTAACGATAGTTAATATTCATAAAATCGCAAGGGGACAGAAATAAAAAAAGGAATGGCAATCAGGAACCAAAGGGACAGAAAGGAGCTAAATACCGTTCTTTGGCTTTGAGTGCTCGGCAAGCCGGGCATTGTACATTCTCTCCCGCAAACCACCGTCCTTAAGATAAGTCTGTTCAAGCTGCTGCAGCTGTGTGTCAAGCAGAAATGTCGTAACCTTGACGAGCCAAATCACAACATTTGCGGAAACTTCAGGATCGGCATGCTCGATTCCCTTGCGGAAGGTCTCGTAATCAGCTCCCGGCTGGCCGTTCAACTCCCGCATCCGCTTTGTGTACGGATGCCCCTGGGGCCACTCCTGCAGCCCTTGCCCCCTCAGAAAATCGCGGTAATCCTCGAGCAGTTCCTCCAGACTTGCCCGGGCGACACTGGTCAGTCTGATCTCCGTCTCCTTCGACGCACCCGGTGCCTGACTGCCCTCGACGATATTCTGCATCCCCAAACGGGCAGCCTGCACCATCCGGTCGATGGTTCGATCGGGCTTGAGGTAAAACCGGTTGCAGAAATACACGGTAGCATCGTAGACGATCTGCGCCTTCTGGTAAGACAACAGGGTATGATAGCCGCCATGCGGGGAAATGAACGAGCCGGTCATAATAAACAAGTGCTGTTGTATTGAATTCAGGGATACAACGGAGATAACGTACCTGAATATCTCAACGCTTCTTCCTTTGGGACTTTCCGTCCTTTATGTTCCTTACCCTTTACTTACCCACACAGAACCGATCGAAGATGACGTTAAGTACCTCCTCGCTGACCACCTTCCCGGTGATCTCGCCGACGTAGTCAAGGGCTGAGCGGAGTTCAAAGGCGATGAGTTCGGTGCCGGCATACGCGCCGAGCAGTTCCAGTGCGTTCCGAACGGCGTCACCGGCGTTGCGCAGCGAAACGTAGTGGCGGAGGCTGGTGACCAGCACGCTGGCGTCGTGCAGCTTGTCAAGCCCTTCGACCATGCTGCTCATAAGCCGGAGCAGCCCGTCGATCCCCTCGCCCTGCTTTGCCGATATTCCTGCCACGTCGCACCCGGTCTCTTCCCGCAATTGCTGCAGGCGCTCTTCGCTATCGGAGGCAAGATCGGTTTTGTTGGCTATGACAATAAGCTTTGCGTGAGTATAGGTTTCGCGGAATTCCCGGATCACCTCCGACTCCTTCAGGCTTTCCGGCTGGCTCAGGTCAAGCATGTAGAGAATCAGGTCTGCCTCGCCGATCTTTTTGTAGCTCCTGCCGACCCCCTCCCGCTCGATCTCCTCGGCGGCTTCGCGCA comes from Chlorobium limicola DSM 245 and encodes:
- a CDS encoding LOG family protein gives rise to the protein MNIKSICVYCGSSPGILPEYAAAATQFGRLLALRGIELVFGGGNVGLMGAVADGALDAGGRVTGVIPRRLQEKEVAHKNLTELHCVSSMHERKTMMADLSDAFVALPGGIGTLEEIFEVYTWTQLGFHRKPCAFLNVAGFYSGLFSFLEFMVEQRFVKDEHYRSLIVDSDGARLIDRIAAYEHVALDKWIDRKKEA
- a CDS encoding SDR family oxidoreductase, with amino-acid sequence MSVTYQRIAIVTGATSGIGEATARLFAASGYGVVGAGRNAEKLAELEDEIGRAFCGVAGDASDEEVIDRLFSDALERFGSDADIVVANAGRGLGGSVKDADLREFREVLDINVSGALLLLQKAARRMVVMQDGRFPENAADIVVVGSTVGRQISPFSAVYGATKFAVHSLAEGLRREIGPKGVRVSLVEPGIVVSGFQSVAGYTDDLVNTFHDRFGPLLFGEDVARAIHGIVSQPPHVHFSDVVVRPTRQDYP
- a CDS encoding YceI family protein → MKRFVRICALGIALMMPELALASTWSIDQDHSGVGFSVRHLMVSNVKGSFSRFSGTVDLGDSDITASKVSAAIEASSINTNVQKRDDHLRSADFFDAARYPSITFVSKKWSRMADGKLKVTGNLTMHGTTKEVVLHVEPFSKEIRDAWGKTRRGTTATTRINRQDFGITWNKALDAGGVTIGDEVDIVLDIEMVRTGQ
- a CDS encoding four helix bundle suffix domain-containing protein, whose protein sequence is MTGSFISPHGGYHTLLSYQKAQIVYDATVYFCNRFYLKPDRTIDRMVQAARLGMQNIVEGSQAPGASKETEIRLTSVARASLEELLEDYRDFLRGQGLQEWPQGHPYTKRMRELNGQPGADYETFRKGIEHADPEVSANVVIWLVKVTTFLLDTQLQQLEQTYLKDGGLRERMYNARLAEHSKPKNGI